A section of the Stenotrophomonas acidaminiphila genome encodes:
- a CDS encoding nucleoside-diphosphate kinase translates to MALERTLSIIKPDAVAKNVIGEIYARFEKAGLKIVAAKYKQLSRREAEGFYAVHRERPFFNALVEFMISGPVMIQALEGENAVLAHRELLGATNPKEAAPGTIRADFAESIDANAAHGSDSVENAAIEIAYFFAATEVVSR, encoded by the coding sequence ATGGCGCTGGAGCGCACCCTTTCCATCATCAAGCCCGATGCCGTCGCCAAGAACGTGATCGGCGAGATCTACGCCCGCTTCGAAAAGGCCGGCCTGAAGATCGTGGCCGCCAAGTACAAGCAGCTGTCGCGCCGCGAGGCCGAAGGCTTCTACGCCGTGCACCGCGAGCGTCCGTTTTTCAACGCGCTGGTTGAATTCATGATCTCCGGCCCGGTGATGATCCAGGCGCTGGAAGGCGAGAATGCCGTGCTGGCCCACCGCGAACTGCTGGGCGCCACCAATCCGAAGGAAGCCGCGCCGGGCACCATCCGCGCCGACTTCGCCGAATCCATCGACGCCAACGCCGCCCACGGCTCGGACTCGGTCGAGAACGCCGCGATCGAGATCGCCTACTTCTTCGCCGCCACCGAAGTGGTCTCGCGCTGA
- a CDS encoding TetR family transcriptional regulator yields the protein MGKPASFSTKDRILCAAEELFAQYGFAGTSLRQVTSHADVNIAAVNYHFGSKENLVNEVFRRRMDEMTAARLAQLEQARAIRPGDLRAVLAAFVEPALAMAQDRQSGGAFVRVIARAYAEKNDNLRKFLSDHYGHVLREFGKAIGACVPGLSKEELYWRLDFLAGALTYAMADFGLIKRPHGISEAAHRSKAANELIHFAEAGFRASAHGAAAPASP from the coding sequence ATGGGCAAACCCGCCAGCTTCTCCACCAAGGACCGCATCCTCTGCGCCGCCGAGGAACTGTTCGCGCAGTACGGCTTCGCCGGCACCTCGCTGCGGCAGGTGACCAGCCACGCCGACGTCAACATCGCCGCGGTCAACTACCACTTCGGTTCCAAGGAAAACCTGGTCAACGAGGTGTTCCGCCGGCGCATGGACGAAATGACCGCCGCCCGCCTGGCCCAGCTGGAGCAGGCCCGCGCCATCCGCCCCGGCGACCTGCGCGCGGTGCTGGCCGCCTTCGTCGAGCCGGCGCTGGCGATGGCGCAGGACCGGCAGAGCGGGGGCGCGTTCGTGCGGGTGATCGCCCGCGCCTACGCCGAGAAGAACGACAACCTGCGCAAGTTCCTGTCCGACCACTACGGCCACGTGCTGCGTGAGTTCGGCAAGGCCATCGGCGCCTGCGTGCCCGGCCTGAGCAAGGAAGAGCTGTACTGGCGGCTGGACTTCCTCGCCGGCGCGCTGACCTATGCGATGGCCGATTTCGGCCTGATCAAGCGCCCGCACGGCATCAGCGAGGCCGCGCACCGCAGCAAGGCTGCCAACGAACTGATCCATTTCGCCGAGGCCGGGTTCCGCGCCAGCGCACACGGCGCCGCCGCGCCCGCCTCCCCCTGA
- a CDS encoding 3-hydroxyacyl-CoA dehydrogenase: MSNSLLIRRAAVLGAGVMGAQIAAHLTNAGVDTVLFDLPAKEGPADGIVLKAIANLGKLSPAPLASKSLAEAITPANYESGLEQLKDCDLIIEAIAERMDWKQDLYRKIAPFVADHAVLASNTSGLGINKLADVLPEQLRHRFCGVHFFNPPRYMHLAELIPATTTDDAVLEGLEAFLVTTLGKGVVYAKDTPNFIGNRIGVFSILSTIHHTQQFGLGFDEVDGLTGPLVGRPKSATYRTSDVVGLDTMAHVIKTMGDTLPNDPWHEFFKSPKWLDALIAKGALGQKTGAGIFRKVGKDIVVLDLEKQDYRPADRAAAPEVVEILKIRNPAEKFAKLRESQHPQAQFLWATFRDLFHYSAYHLADIAETARDVDLAIRWGYGWSLGPFETWQAAGWKQVAQWIADDIVAGKSMSNAPLPDWVFDGRDGVHAAEGSYSPSRNAKLPRSSLPVYQRQRFPDPLLGEKFAPGETVFENDGLRMWHDGDGIAVVSFKTKMNTVSDQVLDGLQECVSRAEKDFQGLVIWQQKEPFSAGADLAGALGLLQAGKVDQFEEMVANFQRTSQRIKYSLVPVVAAVRGLALGGGCEFQMHSAKTVAFLESYIGLVEAGVGLLPAGGGLKELAVRASQAAGPGGDVFAELKKTFETVAMAKVSNSAVNAKELGLLRSTDKVVFNSYEALYIAKAEARALAEAGYRPPLPARRIQVAGDVGIATFKMMLVNMLEGRFISAYDYEIAERIATVLCGGKVDRGTVVDEEWLLTLERKHFVELAQQEKTQARIAHMLKTGKPLRN; this comes from the coding sequence ATGTCCAATTCCCTGCTGATCCGCCGCGCCGCCGTGCTGGGTGCCGGCGTCATGGGTGCCCAGATCGCCGCCCACCTCACCAACGCTGGCGTCGACACCGTGCTGTTCGACCTGCCTGCCAAGGAAGGTCCGGCCGACGGCATCGTGCTCAAGGCAATCGCCAACCTGGGCAAGCTGAGCCCCGCGCCGCTGGCCAGCAAGTCGCTGGCCGAAGCCATCACCCCGGCCAACTATGAGTCCGGCCTGGAGCAGCTGAAGGACTGCGACCTGATCATCGAGGCCATCGCCGAGCGCATGGACTGGAAGCAGGACCTGTACAGGAAGATCGCCCCGTTCGTGGCCGACCACGCGGTGCTGGCCTCCAACACCTCCGGCCTGGGCATCAACAAGCTCGCCGACGTGCTGCCCGAACAGCTGCGCCACCGCTTCTGCGGCGTGCACTTCTTCAACCCGCCGCGCTACATGCACCTGGCCGAGCTGATCCCGGCCACCACCACCGACGACGCCGTGCTGGAAGGCCTGGAAGCTTTCCTGGTCACCACCCTGGGCAAGGGCGTGGTGTACGCCAAGGACACCCCGAACTTCATCGGCAACCGCATCGGCGTGTTCTCGATCCTGTCCACCATCCACCACACCCAGCAGTTCGGCCTGGGCTTCGATGAAGTGGACGGCCTGACCGGCCCGCTGGTCGGTCGCCCGAAGTCGGCCACCTACCGCACCTCCGACGTGGTCGGCCTGGACACCATGGCGCACGTGATCAAGACCATGGGCGACACCCTGCCGAACGACCCGTGGCATGAGTTCTTCAAGTCGCCGAAGTGGCTGGACGCGCTGATTGCCAAGGGCGCGCTGGGCCAGAAGACCGGCGCCGGCATCTTCCGCAAGGTTGGCAAGGACATCGTGGTGCTGGACCTGGAGAAGCAGGACTACCGCCCGGCCGATCGCGCTGCCGCGCCGGAAGTGGTCGAGATCCTGAAGATCAGGAACCCGGCCGAGAAGTTCGCCAAGCTGCGCGAAAGCCAGCACCCGCAGGCGCAGTTCCTGTGGGCGACCTTCCGCGACCTGTTCCACTACAGCGCCTACCACCTGGCCGACATCGCCGAGACCGCGCGCGACGTGGACCTGGCCATCCGCTGGGGCTACGGCTGGTCGCTGGGCCCGTTCGAAACCTGGCAGGCCGCCGGCTGGAAGCAGGTCGCACAGTGGATCGCCGATGACATCGTGGCCGGCAAGAGCATGAGCAACGCCCCGCTGCCGGACTGGGTGTTCGATGGCCGCGACGGCGTGCATGCCGCCGAAGGCAGCTACAGCCCGTCGCGCAACGCCAAGCTGCCGCGTTCGTCGCTGCCGGTGTACCAGCGCCAGCGCTTCCCGGATCCGCTGTTGGGCGAGAAGTTCGCGCCGGGCGAGACCGTGTTCGAGAACGACGGCCTGCGCATGTGGCACGACGGTGATGGCATTGCCGTGGTCAGCTTCAAGACCAAGATGAACACCGTGTCCGACCAGGTGCTGGACGGCCTGCAGGAATGCGTCAGCCGCGCCGAGAAGGACTTCCAGGGCCTGGTGATCTGGCAGCAGAAGGAGCCCTTCTCTGCCGGTGCCGATCTGGCCGGTGCACTGGGCCTGCTGCAGGCCGGCAAGGTCGACCAGTTCGAAGAAATGGTTGCCAACTTCCAGCGCACCAGCCAGCGCATCAAGTACTCGCTGGTGCCGGTGGTGGCCGCGGTGCGTGGCCTGGCGCTGGGTGGCGGCTGCGAGTTCCAGATGCACAGCGCCAAGACCGTGGCGTTCCTGGAAAGCTACATCGGCCTGGTCGAGGCCGGCGTCGGCCTGCTGCCGGCCGGTGGCGGCCTGAAGGAACTGGCCGTGCGCGCCTCACAGGCCGCGGGCCCGGGTGGCGACGTGTTCGCCGAACTGAAGAAGACCTTCGAGACCGTGGCGATGGCCAAGGTCTCCAACTCGGCGGTCAACGCCAAGGAACTGGGCCTGCTGCGCAGCACCGACAAGGTGGTGTTCAACAGCTACGAGGCGCTGTACATCGCCAAGGCCGAAGCGCGTGCGCTGGCCGAGGCGGGTTACCGCCCGCCGCTGCCGGCACGCCGCATCCAGGTGGCCGGTGACGTCGGCATCGCCACCTTCAAGATGATGCTGGTCAACATGCTGGAGGGCCGCTTCATCAGCGCGTACGACTACGAGATCGCCGAGCGCATCGCCACCGTGCTGTGCGGCGGCAAGGTCGACCGCGGCACCGTGGTGGACGAAGAGTGGCTGCTGACCCTGGAGCGCAAGCACTTCGTCGAACTGGCCCAACAGGAAAAGACCCAGGCCCGCATCGCGCACATGCTCAAGACCGGCAAGCCGCTGCGCAATTGA
- a CDS encoding acetyl-CoA acetyltransferase (Catalyzes the synthesis of acetoacetyl coenzyme A from two molecules of acetyl coenzyme A. It can also act as a thiolase, catalyzing the reverse reaction and generating two-carbon units from the four-carbon product of fatty acid oxidation), whose protein sequence is MTKQIQDAYIVAATRTPVGKAPKGMFRNTRPDDMLAHVLRSVVAQAPGVDVNRIDDAIIGCAMPEAEQGMNVARIGVLLAGLPNTVAAQTVNRFCSSGLQAVAQAADAIRLGNADLMLAGGTESMSMVPMMGNKIAMAPSVFDNDHVAIAYGMGITAEKVAEEWKVSREDQDAFALASHQKAMAAIQNGEFKDEISPYEIVSHLPDLADGQRIITRNTIADTDEGPRPDSSAEGLAKLRPVFRNGQFGGTVTAGNSSQMSDGAGAVLLASEQAIKDYGLTPLARFVSFSVAGVRPEVMGIGPIAAIPKALKQAGLTQDQLDWIELNEAFAAQALAVIRDCGLDPSKVNPLGGAIALGHPLGATGAIRTATLLHGLRRRQQKYGMVTMCIGTGMGAAGIFEAL, encoded by the coding sequence ATGACCAAGCAAATCCAGGACGCCTACATCGTCGCCGCCACCCGCACCCCGGTGGGCAAGGCGCCCAAGGGCATGTTCCGCAACACCCGCCCCGACGACATGCTTGCGCACGTGCTGCGCAGCGTCGTCGCCCAGGCCCCGGGCGTGGACGTCAACCGCATCGATGACGCGATCATCGGCTGCGCCATGCCGGAAGCCGAGCAGGGCATGAACGTGGCGCGCATCGGCGTGCTGCTGGCCGGCCTGCCGAACACCGTCGCCGCGCAGACCGTGAACCGCTTCTGCTCCTCCGGCCTGCAAGCCGTGGCGCAGGCCGCCGACGCGATCCGCCTGGGCAACGCCGACCTGATGTTGGCCGGCGGCACCGAATCGATGTCGATGGTGCCGATGATGGGCAACAAGATCGCCATGGCGCCGAGCGTGTTCGACAACGATCACGTGGCCATCGCCTACGGCATGGGCATCACCGCCGAGAAGGTCGCCGAAGAGTGGAAGGTCTCGCGCGAAGACCAGGACGCCTTCGCCCTGGCCTCGCACCAGAAGGCCATGGCCGCGATCCAGAACGGCGAATTCAAGGACGAGATCAGCCCGTACGAGATCGTCTCGCACCTGCCGGACCTGGCCGATGGCCAGCGCATCATCACCCGCAACACGATTGCCGACACCGACGAAGGCCCACGCCCGGATTCCTCGGCTGAAGGCTTGGCCAAGCTGCGCCCGGTGTTCCGCAACGGCCAGTTCGGCGGCACCGTCACCGCCGGCAACTCCTCACAGATGAGCGACGGCGCCGGCGCCGTGCTGCTGGCCTCGGAGCAGGCGATCAAGGATTACGGCCTGACCCCGCTGGCGCGTTTCGTCAGCTTCTCGGTGGCCGGCGTGCGCCCGGAAGTGATGGGCATCGGCCCGATCGCCGCGATTCCGAAGGCATTGAAGCAGGCTGGCCTGACCCAGGACCAGCTGGACTGGATCGAACTGAACGAAGCCTTCGCCGCGCAGGCGCTGGCGGTGATCCGCGATTGCGGCCTGGACCCGAGCAAGGTGAACCCGCTGGGCGGCGCCATTGCCCTGGGCCACCCGCTGGGTGCGACCGGCGCGATCCGTACCGCCACCCTGCTGCACGGCCTGCGTCGTCGCCAGCAGAAGTACGGCATGGTGACCATGTGCATCGGCACGGGCATGGGTGCGGCGGGTATTTTCGAGGCGCTTTAA
- a CDS encoding UTP--glucose-1-phosphate uridylyltransferase yields the protein MSRRIRKAVFPVAGLGTRFLPATKTVPKEMLPIIDRPLIQYAVDEAIEAGCDTLVFITNRYKHAVADYFDKAYELEQKLERAGKQEQLEMIRHVLPEGVRAIFVTQAEALGLGHAVLCAKAVIGDEPFAVLLPDDLIWNRGDGALKQMADLNEASGASVIAVEDVPHDKTASYGIVATEAFDGRKGRISQIVEKPKPEDAPSDLAVVGRYVLSPKIFELLEQTRTGAGGEIQLTDAIAELLKTEEVDAYRFEGTRFDCGTHLGLVEATIRFALDNPKLAGPAREKLAAMLAE from the coding sequence ATGTCCCGACGCATTCGCAAGGCGGTTTTCCCTGTCGCAGGTCTCGGCACGCGCTTCCTGCCCGCCACCAAGACCGTTCCCAAGGAGATGCTGCCGATCATCGATCGCCCGCTGATCCAGTACGCCGTCGATGAGGCGATCGAAGCTGGTTGCGACACGCTGGTGTTCATCACCAACCGCTACAAGCACGCGGTCGCGGACTATTTCGACAAGGCCTACGAACTGGAGCAGAAGCTCGAGCGCGCCGGCAAGCAGGAACAACTGGAGATGATCCGCCACGTGCTGCCCGAAGGCGTACGCGCGATCTTCGTGACCCAGGCCGAAGCCTTGGGCCTGGGGCATGCCGTGCTCTGCGCGAAGGCGGTGATCGGCGACGAGCCGTTCGCGGTGCTGCTGCCGGATGACCTGATCTGGAACCGGGGTGACGGCGCGCTGAAGCAGATGGCCGATCTGAACGAAGCCAGTGGCGCCAGCGTGATCGCGGTCGAAGACGTGCCGCATGACAAGACCGCCAGCTACGGCATCGTCGCGACCGAGGCCTTCGATGGCCGCAAGGGCCGTATTTCGCAGATCGTCGAGAAGCCGAAGCCGGAGGATGCGCCCAGCGACCTGGCGGTGGTCGGCCGCTACGTGCTGAGCCCGAAGATCTTCGAACTGCTGGAACAGACCCGGACAGGTGCCGGTGGCGAGATCCAGCTGACCGATGCGATCGCGGAGTTGCTGAAGACCGAAGAGGTCGATGCCTACCGTTTCGAGGGCACCCGCTTCGACTGCGGCACGCACTTGGGTCTGGTGGAGGCGACGATCCGCTTCGCGCTGGACAACCCGAAGCTGGCTGGCCCGGCGCGGGAGAAGCTGGCGGCGATGTTGGCCGAATAA
- a CDS encoding polysaccharide biosynthesis protein: MAVWRRLAGNFPRIAVMLHDLVMVWACWQLLHVARYAMLAGAPAIPLFSFDVAIVMLLQAMAFHYVGLYRGLWRFASVTDLVNIFKACFLGVGAIVLVFSYRRLNGIPMSVLAIYPFALAAMLGGPRLLYRAWKDHQSIQSDARARRVLVLGAGHAAEALVKDLRRSGDYEPVGLLDDSPHLKGAKLQGIPILGTISDVASVARETAAKLLVIAIPTLDAAGMQRIVALCESTGLPFRTVPRLSDVLEGNSLPGQLKEVAIEDLLGRKPIQPDWALIRGWLRGRTVMVTGAGGSIGSELCRQCARHGAGRIVLLEISEILMLNIQSELCRNFPHLEIECVLGDCGDPAVARHALGLYRPDTVFHAAAYKQVPLLEGQLREAVRNNTLATECMARACQEQGVDNFVFISTDKAVDPANALGATKRYAEMICQSLNEKKGTRFVTVRFGNVLGSVGSVVPLFREQIRKGGPVTVTHPEVSRYFMTIPEACLLILQAAASSSRGAIYMLDMGEPVLIRVLAEQMIRLAGQQPGADIAIVYTGLRAGEKLHESLFYSDENSRPTAHPKVLEAGVREFSTERVLGSLPRLREAVAGYDTEAMQAILSAVIPEYSPLRETVEQSTRTNIVPFPKEAGRN, translated from the coding sequence ATGGCGGTCTGGCGACGGCTGGCAGGAAATTTTCCACGCATCGCGGTGATGCTGCACGACCTGGTCATGGTCTGGGCGTGTTGGCAGCTGCTGCACGTGGCCCGCTATGCGATGCTGGCGGGCGCGCCGGCCATTCCCCTGTTCAGTTTCGATGTCGCCATCGTGATGCTGCTGCAGGCCATGGCGTTCCATTACGTGGGCCTGTACCGCGGGCTGTGGCGCTTTGCCAGCGTCACCGACCTGGTCAACATCTTCAAGGCCTGCTTCCTCGGCGTCGGTGCGATCGTCCTGGTATTCAGCTACCGGCGCCTGAACGGCATTCCGATGTCGGTGCTGGCGATCTATCCGTTCGCACTCGCGGCCATGCTGGGTGGGCCGCGTCTGCTGTACCGCGCGTGGAAGGATCATCAGTCGATCCAATCCGATGCGCGCGCGCGCCGGGTGCTGGTACTGGGCGCCGGTCACGCCGCCGAAGCCCTGGTCAAGGACCTGCGCCGATCGGGCGATTACGAGCCCGTGGGTCTGCTTGACGACTCTCCGCACCTGAAGGGCGCCAAGCTGCAGGGCATTCCGATCCTGGGAACCATCTCCGACGTGGCGTCGGTGGCTCGGGAAACGGCGGCGAAACTGCTGGTGATCGCCATTCCCACCCTGGATGCGGCCGGCATGCAGCGGATCGTGGCGCTGTGCGAGAGCACCGGGCTGCCGTTCCGGACCGTACCGAGGCTGAGCGATGTGCTGGAAGGAAACTCTCTGCCCGGGCAGTTGAAGGAGGTGGCGATCGAGGACCTGCTCGGCCGCAAGCCCATCCAGCCGGACTGGGCGCTGATCCGGGGGTGGTTGCGCGGGCGCACGGTGATGGTCACCGGCGCCGGCGGATCGATCGGTTCGGAGCTTTGCCGGCAATGCGCGCGTCATGGCGCGGGCAGGATCGTGCTGCTGGAAATCAGCGAGATCCTCATGCTGAACATCCAGAGCGAGTTGTGCCGCAACTTCCCGCACCTGGAGATCGAGTGCGTGCTGGGCGACTGTGGCGACCCCGCAGTCGCCCGCCATGCGCTTGGCCTGTATCGCCCGGACACCGTGTTCCATGCTGCGGCCTACAAGCAGGTCCCGTTGCTGGAAGGGCAGTTGCGCGAAGCCGTCCGCAACAACACGCTGGCGACGGAATGCATGGCGCGTGCCTGCCAGGAGCAGGGCGTGGACAATTTCGTGTTCATCTCCACCGACAAGGCGGTCGACCCGGCGAATGCGCTCGGCGCGACCAAGCGCTACGCCGAGATGATCTGCCAGAGCCTCAACGAGAAGAAGGGCACGCGCTTCGTCACCGTGCGTTTCGGCAACGTGCTGGGCTCGGTGGGCAGCGTGGTTCCACTGTTCCGCGAACAGATCCGCAAAGGCGGCCCGGTCACCGTGACCCATCCCGAGGTCAGCCGCTACTTCATGACGATTCCCGAAGCCTGCCTGCTGATCCTGCAGGCGGCGGCTTCGTCCTCGCGTGGCGCGATCTACATGCTGGACATGGGCGAACCGGTGCTGATCCGGGTGCTCGCCGAGCAGATGATCCGCCTTGCCGGACAGCAGCCGGGTGCCGATATCGCCATCGTCTACACCGGCTTGCGCGCGGGCGAGAAGCTGCACGAAAGCCTGTTCTATTCGGATGAGAACAGCCGCCCCACCGCCCATCCCAAGGTGCTGGAGGCGGGCGTGCGCGAGTTCTCCACCGAGCGCGTGCTGGGTAGCCTGCCGCGGCTGCGCGAGGCGGTAGCCGGCTATGATACCGAGGCCATGCAGGCCATCCTGTCTGCCGTCATCCCCGAGTATTCGCCCTTGCGCGAAACGGTGGAGCAAAGCACCAGGACCAATATTGTCCCGTTTCCCAAAGAGGCTGGTAGGAACTGA
- a CDS encoding integration host factor subunit beta, producing MTKSELIEILARHQAHLKADDVDLAVKSLLEMMGGALASGDRIEIRGFGSFSLHYRPPRMGRNPKTGESVALPGKHVPHFKPGKELRERVSDVVPLESDPA from the coding sequence ATGACCAAATCCGAGCTGATCGAAATCCTTGCGCGCCACCAGGCGCACTTGAAGGCCGATGATGTCGATCTGGCCGTGAAGTCGTTGCTGGAGATGATGGGCGGCGCGCTGGCTTCCGGCGACCGCATCGAGATCCGTGGCTTTGGCAGCTTTTCGCTGCATTACCGGCCGCCGCGCATGGGGCGCAACCCGAAGACCGGCGAATCGGTCGCCCTGCCGGGGAAGCATGTCCCGCACTTCAAGCCCGGCAAGGAGCTGCGCGAGCGCGTGAGCGACGTCGTGCCGCTGGAAAGCGACCCGGCCTGA
- a CDS encoding 30S ribosomal protein S1 produces MTESFAELFEASQANLAKLKPGAIVVGTVVDVRGDVVVINAGLKSEGIVPIEQFRNDAGEIDVGVGDQVKVALDSIENGFGETVLSREKAKRAMVWDELEEALEKNETITGRISGKVKGGFTVDIKDVRAFLPGSLVDVRPVRDPAYLEGKELEFKLIKLDRKRNNVVVSRRAVVESEHSEEREQLMDKLQEGAILKGVVKNLTDYGAFVDLGGIDGLLHITDMAWKRVRHPSEVVNVGDELDVRVLKFDRERNRVSLGLKQLGEDPWDNISRRYPANSRVFGKVSNVTDYGAFVEIEPGVEGLVHVSEMDWTNKNVNPSKVVQVGDEVEVMVLDVDEERRRISLGMKQVAANPWETFAATHKKGDKVSGQIKSITDFGIFIGLDGGIDGLVHLSDISWNTTGEDVVRNFKKGDTLDAVVLAVDPERERISLGVKQLEQDPFGQYMAANPKGSKVEGVVKEVDAKGAVIELADGIEGYVSARDISHDRVDDASQHLKVGDKVEAKFVGMDRKGRTMQLSIKAKDEAETAEALAEYNKSSTEAAAGTTSLGALLRAQLGGNKSE; encoded by the coding sequence ATGACCGAATCATTTGCAGAACTGTTTGAAGCCAGCCAGGCCAATCTGGCCAAGCTGAAGCCGGGCGCCATCGTCGTCGGCACCGTCGTCGACGTCCGCGGCGACGTGGTGGTGATCAACGCCGGTCTGAAGTCCGAAGGCATCGTGCCGATCGAACAGTTCCGTAACGACGCTGGCGAAATCGACGTGGGCGTGGGCGACCAGGTGAAGGTCGCGCTCGACTCGATCGAGAATGGCTTCGGCGAAACCGTCCTGTCGCGCGAGAAGGCCAAGCGCGCCATGGTGTGGGACGAGCTGGAAGAAGCGTTGGAGAAGAACGAGACCATCACCGGCCGCATCAGCGGCAAGGTCAAGGGTGGTTTCACCGTCGACATCAAGGATGTCCGCGCGTTCCTGCCGGGTTCGCTGGTCGATGTGCGCCCGGTGCGCGACCCGGCCTACCTGGAAGGCAAGGAGCTGGAGTTCAAGCTCATCAAGCTGGACCGCAAGCGTAACAACGTGGTCGTTTCCCGCCGCGCTGTCGTCGAGAGCGAGCACTCGGAAGAGCGCGAGCAGCTGATGGACAAGCTGCAGGAAGGCGCGATCCTGAAGGGTGTCGTCAAGAACCTGACCGACTACGGCGCGTTCGTGGACCTGGGCGGCATCGACGGCCTGCTGCACATCACCGACATGGCATGGAAGCGCGTGCGCCATCCGTCCGAAGTCGTGAACGTCGGCGACGAGCTGGACGTGCGCGTGCTGAAGTTCGACCGCGAGCGCAACCGCGTGTCGCTGGGCCTGAAGCAGCTGGGCGAGGATCCGTGGGACAACATCTCGCGTCGTTACCCGGCCAACAGCCGCGTGTTCGGCAAGGTCTCCAACGTCACCGATTACGGCGCGTTCGTCGAGATCGAGCCGGGCGTCGAGGGCCTGGTGCACGTGTCCGAGATGGACTGGACCAACAAGAACGTCAACCCGTCCAAGGTCGTGCAGGTCGGTGACGAAGTCGAAGTGATGGTGCTGGACGTCGACGAAGAGCGTCGCCGCATCTCGCTGGGCATGAAGCAGGTTGCCGCCAATCCGTGGGAAACCTTCGCCGCCACCCACAAGAAGGGTGACAAGGTGTCCGGCCAGATCAAGTCGATCACCGACTTCGGCATCTTCATCGGCCTGGACGGCGGCATCGACGGCCTGGTCCACCTGTCCGACATCAGCTGGAACACCACCGGCGAAGACGTCGTCCGCAACTTCAAGAAGGGCGATACCCTGGACGCCGTCGTCCTGGCCGTCGATCCGGAGCGCGAGCGCATCTCGCTGGGCGTGAAGCAGCTGGAGCAGGATCCGTTCGGCCAGTACATGGCGGCCAATCCGAAGGGCTCCAAGGTCGAAGGCGTGGTGAAGGAAGTCGACGCCAAGGGCGCCGTGATCGAGCTGGCCGACGGCATCGAAGGCTACGTCTCGGCCCGCGACATCAGCCACGACCGCGTCGACGACGCCTCGCAGCACCTGAAGGTGGGCGACAAGGTCGAAGCCAAGTTCGTGGGCATGGACCGCAAGGGCCGTACCATGCAGCTGTCGATCAAGGCCAAGGACGAAGCCGAGACCGCCGAAGCGCTGGCCGAGTACAACAAGTCCTCGACCGAAGCCGCTGCCGGCACCACCAGCCTGGGTGCGCTGCTGCGCGCGCAGCTGGGTGGCAACAAGTCCGAGTAA